In Bacteroides coprosuis DSM 18011, the following are encoded in one genomic region:
- a CDS encoding Dipeptidyl-peptidase IV (COGs: COG1506 Dipeptidyl aminopeptidase/acylaminoacyl-peptidase~InterPro IPR002469:IPR001375~KEGG: bfs:BF0899 putative dipeptidyl peptidase~PFAM: Peptidase S9B, dipeptidylpeptidase IV N-terminal; Peptidase S9, prolyl oligopeptidase, catalytic domain~PRIAM: Dipeptidyl-peptidase IV~SPTR: Dipeptidyl peptidase IV;~IMG reference gene:2504106430~PFAM: Prolyl oligopeptidase family; Dipeptidyl peptidase IV (DPP IV) N-terminal region) — translation MRNLQLTLLLCLFSIGCMAQGGKQIELKDIVQGKYIPENIYGIVPMNDGEHYTQMNPEGTQIIKYSFKTGKPVSTVFDVKTARDSNIKSFNNYTFSPDESKILIATDKKSIYRRSYTAIHYIYTIERNVLEPLSDFGPQQSPVFSPDGHMVAFVRDNNIFLVKFLYGNSESQITTDGEFNKILNGIPDWVYEEEFGFNRALEFSADNKMLAYIKFDESEVPSYSFPLFAGQAPHYKQFELYPGQYTYKYPKAGEPNSKISVHSFDIKSKVTRQLQVPLDADGYIPRIRFTKDAEKLAVFTMNRHQNRLDIYFTNPKSTVSKLALREESKYYIEESVLDNVHFYDNNFSFISERDGYSHLYWYNMNGNLVKQVTKGNYEVKNFLGWNEKENCFYVESNEGNPTETAIYKIDRKEKKTLLTCQKGTNTAIFSGDMRYFINKYTSFTEPMLVTLNDNNGKTLHTLIDNTNLKSTLAHYSLPQKEMFKFKTSTGTELNGWLMKPANFNPNKKYPVLMFQYSGPGSQQVLNKWGISWETYMATQDYIIACVDGRGTGGRGEEFKKCTYLYLGVKEAEDQVEAAKYLSNQSYIDGQRIGIWGWSFGGYMTIMSMSQGTPIFKAGIAVAPVTDWKYYDTIYGERFMRTPQENFEGYKATSAFTRAENLQGRLLIVHGMNDDNVHYQHTAEYAEWLVQLNKPFDMHVYTNRNHSIFGGNTRYHLYSKLTQYLKDNL, via the coding sequence CTACACTCAAATGAATCCAGAGGGCACTCAAATTATTAAATACTCTTTCAAAACAGGGAAACCAGTATCGACTGTTTTTGATGTTAAAACAGCTAGAGATAGCAATATTAAATCATTTAACAACTATACTTTTTCGCCTGATGAATCGAAAATATTAATCGCCACAGATAAAAAATCAATTTATAGAAGATCTTATACTGCTATACACTACATTTATACCATAGAGCGTAATGTACTAGAACCTCTTTCTGACTTTGGTCCTCAACAATCACCCGTATTCTCCCCTGATGGGCATATGGTTGCTTTTGTACGAGACAACAATATCTTTTTAGTCAAATTTCTGTACGGAAATAGTGAGTCACAAATAACCACTGACGGTGAATTTAATAAAATACTTAATGGTATTCCTGATTGGGTTTATGAAGAAGAATTTGGCTTCAACAGAGCTCTAGAGTTTAGTGCAGACAATAAAATGCTAGCCTACATTAAGTTCGATGAATCAGAAGTTCCTTCTTATTCTTTCCCTCTATTTGCTGGTCAAGCTCCACATTATAAGCAATTTGAACTATACCCAGGACAATACACATATAAATACCCTAAAGCTGGAGAGCCCAATTCTAAAATATCTGTACATTCATTTGATATCAAGTCAAAGGTAACCAGACAACTTCAGGTTCCTTTAGATGCTGATGGATATATTCCTCGCATCCGCTTTACTAAAGATGCAGAAAAGCTTGCTGTGTTCACCATGAATAGACACCAGAATAGGCTCGATATCTATTTTACTAATCCAAAGTCTACCGTATCTAAACTTGCTCTCAGAGAAGAAAGTAAATACTATATTGAAGAAAGCGTGCTTGATAATGTTCACTTTTATGACAACAACTTTAGCTTCATTAGTGAAAGGGATGGCTATTCCCATTTATATTGGTATAATATGAATGGGAACTTAGTAAAGCAAGTCACAAAAGGCAATTACGAAGTAAAAAACTTCTTAGGATGGAATGAAAAAGAAAACTGTTTCTATGTAGAAAGTAATGAGGGTAATCCTACAGAAACCGCCATTTATAAGATAGATAGAAAAGAGAAGAAGACTCTACTTACCTGCCAAAAAGGAACAAACACAGCTATATTTAGTGGTGATATGAGGTACTTTATTAATAAGTATACAAGTTTCACAGAACCAATGTTGGTAACTTTAAATGACAACAATGGCAAGACTCTGCATACTTTAATAGACAATACAAATCTAAAGAGTACATTAGCTCATTATAGTCTTCCTCAAAAAGAGATGTTTAAATTCAAAACATCTACAGGCACTGAGTTAAATGGTTGGTTAATGAAACCCGCTAATTTTAATCCTAATAAAAAATACCCTGTATTAATGTTCCAATATAGTGGACCTGGTAGCCAACAAGTATTAAACAAATGGGGTATCAGCTGGGAAACCTATATGGCTACTCAAGATTATATTATTGCTTGTGTTGATGGCAGAGGAACAGGAGGTAGAGGAGAAGAATTTAAAAAATGCACTTATCTCTATTTGGGTGTAAAAGAGGCAGAAGATCAAGTTGAAGCTGCTAAATATTTAAGTAATCAAAGTTATATTGATGGACAGAGAATAGGCATTTGGGGCTGGAGCTTTGGAGGTTATATGACCATTATGAGTATGAGCCAAGGCACACCAATTTTCAAAGCAGGTATTGCTGTTGCTCCTGTTACTGACTGGAAGTATTATGATACAATTTATGGAGAACGTTTCATGAGAACACCTCAAGAAAACTTCGAAGGATACAAAGCTACATCAGCATTTACAAGAGCAGAAAATTTACAAGGTAGATTATTGATTGTTCATGGAATGAATGACGACAATGTACACTACCAACACACTGCTGAATATGCAGAATGGTTAGTACAACTCAATAAGCCTTTTGATATGCATGTTTACACCAATAGGAATCATAGTATTTTTGGAGGAAACACACGCTATCATCTATATTCAAAACTAACACAATATCTAAAAGATAATTTATAA